In one Nocardia tengchongensis genomic region, the following are encoded:
- a CDS encoding MerR family transcriptional regulator, protein MTDDTRAGVPVSIGELARSTGLSVRTIRFYCDEGMLEFQRSGGGHRMFDAATATERLLLVRRLRALGLGLGAITDVLDGRQSIGEAVADESARLDVEFKSLAWRRASLRAVETALPTDRADRLGLLAAAHDGGAVHDALIQFWRRILAPVPRRYIDLWVCWNVPEPPADPSVDDVVAYAELAALVADPTLNSAVRHQYWRSQPYAIRDGGRLYLDMGNLMKDVVPLVAEGVRPHPGNELDRFVHAHATARGERDSPHFRAQLLHGATDNDHRIHRYWDLTAQLLGPRITVGRAHDWLYNALAHSAAA, encoded by the coding sequence GTGACGGACGACACACGGGCGGGTGTGCCGGTGAGTATCGGGGAATTGGCGCGCAGCACCGGGCTTTCGGTGCGGACGATCCGGTTCTACTGCGATGAGGGCATGCTGGAATTCCAGCGCAGCGGGGGCGGCCATCGAATGTTCGACGCGGCGACCGCCACCGAACGATTGCTGCTGGTGCGGCGGTTGCGCGCGCTCGGGCTCGGGCTGGGGGCGATCACCGATGTGCTGGACGGGCGGCAGTCGATCGGTGAGGCGGTCGCCGACGAAAGCGCCCGGCTCGATGTCGAATTCAAGTCGCTGGCGTGGCGGCGGGCCTCCTTGCGGGCCGTCGAGACGGCGCTGCCCACGGACCGGGCCGACCGGCTCGGGTTGCTCGCTGCCGCGCACGACGGCGGCGCGGTCCACGATGCCCTCATCCAGTTCTGGCGGCGCATCCTCGCACCGGTTCCGCGGCGCTACATCGACCTGTGGGTGTGCTGGAATGTGCCGGAACCGCCCGCCGATCCGTCCGTCGACGACGTCGTGGCGTACGCCGAACTGGCCGCTCTCGTCGCCGACCCCACCTTGAACAGTGCTGTCCGGCACCAATACTGGCGAAGCCAGCCGTATGCGATCCGCGACGGCGGCAGGCTGTACCTCGACATGGGCAACCTGATGAAGGACGTGGTACCCCTCGTAGCCGAAGGCGTGCGACCGCACCCCGGCAACGAACTCGACCGCTTCGTCCACGCCCACGCCACCGCCCGCGGTGAACGCGATTCCCCACACTTCCGAGCCCAGCTACTGCACGGCGCAACCGACAACGACCACCGCATCCACCGCTACTGGGATCTCACCGCACAACTCCTCGGCCCCCGCATCACCGTCGGCCGGGCCCACGACTGGCTGTACAACGCCCTGGCCCACTCCGCCGCCGCGTAG
- the acpM gene encoding meromycolate extension acyl carrier protein AcpM, whose amino-acid sequence MVTTQAEIVAGIAEIIEEVTGIEAAEVQVEKSFVEDLEIDSLSLVEIAVQLEDKYSVKVPDEDLASLRTVGDAVAYVQKMEAQEPELAADMEAKYKDGQDN is encoded by the coding sequence GTGGTTACCACGCAAGCAGAAATCGTCGCCGGCATCGCGGAGATCATCGAGGAGGTGACCGGCATCGAGGCCGCCGAGGTACAGGTCGAGAAGTCCTTCGTCGAGGACCTGGAAATCGACTCGCTGTCCCTGGTGGAGATCGCCGTCCAACTGGAGGACAAGTACAGCGTGAAGGTCCCCGACGAGGACCTCGCCAGTTTGCGCACCGTCGGCGACGCGGTCGCCTACGTCCAGAAGATGGAGGCCCAGGAACCGGAACTCGCCGCCGACATGGAAGCCAAATACAAGGACGGTCAGGACAATTGA
- a CDS encoding SRPBCC domain-containing protein, whose amino-acid sequence MIADTQLNPAAVELGTFLPQPPDVVWRALTEPDLLQQWLLRPTGFATTVGTRFRFTTPDSSIDEIICQVLAAHPRKQLTYTWTYPRADYPTHWTVDWTLQPQGRGTRLLLTQTGFDIEDRRQRMARNAVERSWKRLVLPRLGAVMHH is encoded by the coding sequence ATGATCGCTGACACACAGCTGAACCCCGCCGCAGTCGAACTCGGCACCTTCCTTCCGCAGCCACCGGACGTCGTCTGGCGCGCACTGACCGAGCCGGACCTGCTGCAACAGTGGCTACTTCGCCCCACCGGCTTCGCCACCACGGTCGGAACCCGCTTCCGATTCACCACCCCCGACTCGTCGATCGACGAAATCATCTGCCAGGTCCTGGCCGCCCACCCCCGCAAGCAATTGACCTACACCTGGACATACCCGCGAGCCGACTACCCCACCCACTGGACCGTCGACTGGACACTGCAACCGCAGGGCCGCGGCACCCGACTGCTGTTGACGCAGACCGGCTTCGACATCGAGGATCGCCGACAGCGGATGGCCCGCAATGCCGTAGAGCGCAGCTGGAAGCGACTCGTGCTGCCCCGCCTCGGCGCGGTGATGCACCACTGA